In Pseudomonas grandcourensis, the DNA window CAGGCAGGCGAGGGTCTGCTCGCGCAGCTTTTCCAGTTCTGTCTCGCGTTGACTGGCGCGAGACGGAACCGGGTTGGTGGTCAGTAGCCGGGCCACTTCTTGTACGCAGCCATGAAGCTGGTTCTGCAAGGCATATTCGAACGGGTTTGCAGTCAGCGGCAGCAGATGCAGCGCTTGACTGCCGTCGTTGACCGATAGTTTGAACAGCGACTGTTCCAGCGCCTGTCGAGAAGCGAATCGTTGCAGGCCACCGAAACGTCCGGGCCAGTAGAGCAACAGGCTTTCGGTCGAGGATGGCAGCAAGGCCGACGGCCGGGAAAACAGCAATACACCGTCCAGTTCCCGGGTTTGTGTACCGCTGGTGTCACCTTCGCTGTTCGTCATCGACAACACCAGGCGCGCCACCACCACCCCGTTCGGATGTGGTTGATCCGGTGCGTCCAGCACACTGATCAGCCATTGATGTTCCTCTTGGCTGATCTGGTTCAGGCTCAATTGCAGCCCGGCTTCGGCGCGCAGGCCGTCCAGGCGTGCCTGGTAAAGGGCGGCGTAGTGCGGGCGGTTTTTGTGGCGCAGTTCCAGCATTTTCTGCGCACTGTCGCTGTGCAGCAGTGCGGTTGCGGCGGTGGTGCTGGCCTGCTCGGCCGCAGCGAGGGCGTCCATTTGCTGTTGCAGACGTTGCAGGCGCGGGTCAGTGTGGTCGCCCTGAAAGTTCTCGCCCAGCAAGGCATCCAGTGCCGTGCGCTGTTGCGCCAGTGCCTGGCGACGGATGCCCAGTGGAATATCGGGGCTCAGCTGGCCGAACAGGACACCTTCGTCGTTGGAATCCGCGTCCGGCAGGTCGGCGGGCAGGGCCAGGGTCGATTCGTTGCGCGACCGGTCCTCAGGTGCGACGTGCAAGCGCGGCCACAGGGATTCGGCGCTGGTCTGCAGCACCTTTTGCTCAAGCACTGTGTACTCGACCCTGAGGGTGTCTCTCGGTATCCGGGGTTGGTCGAACATCTGCGGCTGATGTTCGATCAGCCAGCTTTCCATATCGACACGCTTCTCAAAGGTCATCCAGGCGGATGGCAGGGAAGGCGAGTACAGCAGCTGAGCGACCGGTTGCTTCGTGTCCCGGGTGATGACCAAGGCGCCCGATAGCTTGACTGACAAGCCTTTGCCATCCTTGAACTGCATTTGCTCGACGTAAACCCGTGGCGTGGCAGGCGTTGCTGTTTGCACGGGCGGGTCGATGATCGCCTGTAATGTCTCGATCTGTTCGGCTTGTAGAATGCCTTGGGCAAAAGCCCATTGGCTCGACGCCTCGAAATGCTGACGGTACAAGCGGTTTGCCTGTGCCTTACGCGTCTGATCCGTACCGCGCGCACGGGCATTCCACCAAGTGCTGGCGAGCGGCGACTGCGGGTTTTGCGCCATAAGCGCCCGCCACTGTTCACAGCATTCATTCCAGCGTTCCGAGGCGCTCAGGGTCAGGCTTTGATCCGGGTTCGCGGGTAAAGGAAAGGCAAGGCCGAAATCGGCCGTCAGGGGGGTGGTTTCGTCAGCCATGACGATGAGTCTCCATAAGGCCGGACCGTACCGGCGGTACGGGTATTAGGTGGCAGTCGTCAAACGGTCGGGTGGTACATAGTTATCGCGAGGCTGAATCTGGCGCTTGATGACCGCTCGGCACTCTTCATCAAACTGTCATGGAACTGTGGCAGCGCGCTCTAACAAACTTCATCAGACTCGCGCTCTACTGGGGTTCTGCGTTTTGGTGTTTTTTCATGGGTGCTTCATTCTTTTCACGAATCGTATTTCTGGCCGCGCTGTTGTTCGGCCTGCCGGCCCTGGCGGCTTCGCGTTGTGACGTCAATGTTCCGACCGAACGGGTGGATCTGGCCCAGGTAAGCCTGGCGTATCAGAGCATCGGCCGTGCGTCCGATCCGGCCTTGCTGCTGGTGATGGGCCTGGGCGGGCAATTGATTCACTGGCCGGACGAGGTGGTGGTCGCACTGTGCCAGCAGGGCTTCCGGGTGATCCGCTATGACAATCGCGATGTCGGCCTGTCGACCTGGCGGCAAGCACCGGCCGAAGCCAACCTGACCTTCGAAGTGCTGCGCTACAAACTCGGATTGCCGGTGTCGTCGCCGTATTCGCTGACTGACATGGCCGACGATGGCCTGGGCTTGATGGACGCCTTGCACATCGACCAATTCCACGTGTTGGGCGCCAGCATGGGCGGAATGATCGCCCAGCACATGGCGGCCATGGCACCGCAAAGGGTCGAGAGCCTGACCCTGATCATGACCTCCTCCGGCGCCGAAGGCTTGCCGGCGCCAAGTGCGGCGCTGGTGCAGTTGTTGGCCCGGCGCGGCGCACCGAACCGCGAAGTGGCCCTGGAGCAACAGGCCGATCTGCTGGCGGCGCTGGGCAGCCCGATGGTCACCGATGATCGCCAGTCGCTGCTGCATCAGGCGGCGCTGTCCTATGACCGCGCATTCAATCCCGAGGGCGTGAAACGCCAGATCATGGCCATTCTTGCCGAGCCGAGCCGGGTGAGCCTGCTCAATCAGTTGCGGGTGCCGGCGCTGGTGGTGCATGGCACGGCCGACCCGCTGCTGCCGGTGATGCATGGGGTGCATCTGGCGGCGCACTTGCGTGGCAGTCAGTTGATCCTGATTCCGGGGCTGGCCCATCGTTTCCAGGAGGCGTTCAAGGCGCCGTTGCTGGCGGCGGTGTTGCCGTACTTGCGCGAGCACCGTGAAGACACTTCACACTGGGCGCAGATCGAGCCTGTGGCTGATCGCAACCTCCTCTAACCCCAAAATCCCCTGTAGGAGCAGCCTTCGGCAGCTCCTACAGGGGTAGTGGGCGATCAGGTTTTGCTCAATGGCTCAGGCCGTACTTTTTGACTTTGTCGAACAGCGTGGTCTTGGCCATGCCCAGTTCCTGGCTGGCCTGGGTCAGGTTGCCGCCGCTGCGTTGCAAGGCGTCGCTGAGCAGGTTGCGCTCGAACGCTTCCACCGCTTCGGCAAAGGCCAGGCCTTGATTGCCGGCGCCGGCACCGGGTTTCTTGAACGCCGGCAGGCCCAGGGCAAAGCGCTCGGCAACGTTGCGCAGTTCACGCACGTTACCCGGCCAGTCGTGGCTCATCAGGTTCGAAACGGTCTGGTTGTCCAGCTCCGGCACCGCACGGTCGAAGCGCAGGGACGACTGCTGCAAGAAGTGTTCGAACAGTTGCAGGATGTCCTCGCGGCGCTCGCGCAGCGGCGGCAGTTCCAGGGTCACCACGTTGAGGCGGTAATACAGGTCGCTGCGGAACTCGCCGGCCTTGCTCGACTCGACGAGGTCGGATTTGGTCGCCGCGATGACGCGGCAATCCACCGCTACGCTCTGGTTCGAACCGAGGCGTTCGAGGGTGCGCTCCTGCAACACCCGCAGCAGTTTGATCTGCAAGGGCAGGGGCATGCTTTCCACTTCGTCGAGGAACAGCGTGCCACCGTCGGCGTGTTCGATCTTGCCGATCCGCCGCTTGCCCGCGCCGGTAAAGGCGTTGGCCTCGTGGCCGAAAATTTCACTTTCGAACAGGTTCTCCGGCAGGCCGCCGCAGTTCAAGGCGACGAACTGCTTGGTGTGGCGCCGACTGAAATCGTGCAGGCAACGGGCAACCAGTTCCTTGCCGGTGCCGGTCTCGCCTTCGATCAGCACGTTGGCCGAGGTGTCGGCAACGTTGGCGATCAGTTCCCGCAGGTTCTGCATGGCCGGCGAGCGACCGATGATCCGCCCTTCGAGGGAATCGCGTTCGGCCAGTTGTCGGCGCAGCGACGACACCTCCCGCGCCAGGCTGCGTTGTTCCAGGGCGCGGCGGGCGACATCCACCAGGCGTTCAGGGGAGAACGGCTTTTCCATGAAGTCGTAGGCGCCTTTCTGCATCGCGCCGACGGCCATGGAGATGTCGCCATGCCCGGTAATCAGTACCACCGGCAGGCTGCGGTCGCGCTCCTTGAGTCGCGTCAGCAGTTCCAGGCCATCGATGCCCGGCAGGCGGATGTCGCTGACGACGATGCCGGCGAAGTTGTCGCCGACCCGCTCCAGGGCTTCTTCGGCGCTGCCCACGCCAATGCAGGGAATGTCTTCCAGGGTCAGTGCCTGCTGGCAGCCGAGCAGCACATGGGGGTCGTCTTCGACGATCAATACACTAAGGTCGTTGTTCATATTGGCTCGGCGGGAGTGGGGCTTACCAACGGTAAACTGAGGACGAATGCGGTACCACCGTTGGCCGGGTGCTCGACACCCAGGTGACCGCCGGTGGCGGCGGCCAGGCTGGCGGAAAGGGTCAGGCCAAGGCCCAGGCCCTGTTCGCCGGGTTTGGTGGTAAAGAACGGTTCGAACAGGTGCTTGCGCGCTTCGGCGTCGATGCCGTGGCCGTTGTCACGCACCCGCAGGCGGTATTTGCCATCGAACGCTTCGCCTTCGAGCCACAGCTCGGGTTGCGGTTGCGCTTGCATGGCGTCGAGGGCGTTGCCGATCAGGTTGACCAGAATCTGCTCCAGACGGGTCTGGTCGATCTGTACCTGCACATCGGTGAAATCGCGGTGCAGTTGCAGGTGAATGTTTTCCACCCGACCACCGAGCAATTGCAGGGCCGCGTCCACGCCTTTGCCGAGGCAGGCCTGGCCCTTGTCGTCACCGCGCCGGGCGAACGAGCGCAGGCTGGCGGTGATCCGGCCCATGCGGTCGATCAGTTCGTTGATGGTCTTGAGGTTGGTGCTGGCCACGTCGAGCTGGCCGCGTTCGAGGAAGCGCACGGTATTGCCGGACAAGGTGCGCAGCGCCGCCAGCGGCTGGTTCAGTTCGTGGGCGATGCTGGTGGACATCTGGCCGATGGCCGCGAGTTTTCCGGCCTGTACCAACTCATCCTGGGCGCGGCGCAAGGTCTCTTCGGCCTGCCGGCGTTCGCGGATCTGGCCCTTGAGCCGTTCGTTGCTGGCGCGCAAGTCGGTGGTGCGTTCGGTAATCCGACGCTCCAGCTGATTGTTGGCTTCCTGCAAGGCTTCCCGGGCCGCGAGGCGGGTGGCGATCACCTTGCGCCGCTCGTTCCAGGCGATCAAAAGGAACGCCAGGAGGGCAAACGCCACGGCCACAAGGATCCCCTGGTTGATCGCTTCGCGGCGCAAGTCCTGCAGTGGCGTAAGCAGGGTGAAGTTCCACGGCGTATCGCTCAACGGCCGGGTCTGCGCCAGGTAGCTGATGTTTTCGTCGTCGGACATCAGCTCGCTGTTGGCCGGGAACGTGAGTTTTTCCACGCCATCGGACAGGGTTTCCCGCGCCAGCGGCTGCAGTTCGTTGAGCGGAAACCAGTAGTACTGCAGGCTGCGGGCGAGTTTTTCTTTGGTTTCATCGCTCAGCGGCACCACCGATTTCAAGCGCCGCGCCGGATCGCTGGACAGAATGATGATGCCGTTCTCGTCGCTGACGAAGGCTTCCAGGCGAGCCCGTTGCCAGCGTTCTTCCATGGCTTCCAGGCGGACCTTGACCACGGCGACGCCGATGATCTTGCCGTGTTCTTCCAGGCCATGGGCCAGGTAGTAACCGGGTTCGCCGTTGGTGCTGCCGATGCCGTAGAAGCGCCCTGGCTGACCGCGCACGGCGTTCTGGAAATAGGCGCGAAAGGACAGGTCTTCACCCAGGTAACTGTCGACATCGCGCCAGTTGCTGGTGGCCATGACACGGCCTGTGGTGTCCATCACGTAGATGGCCCGACTGCGGCTGCGCCGGTTCAGGCCTTCGAGGTAATCATTGACCGTCTGCCGGTGTTCCGGCGTCGGGTCGGCCAGCAACTGCGAAACGCTGGTTTCGAGTTCCAGCAGGCTGGGCAGGTAGGTGTATTTGCTGATTTCGCTTTCGACGGCGCGGGCGTGCAGTTCCAGCTGGCGCTGGCCGTTTTCGCTGAGGTTGCGGATGCCGTAGTGTTCACTGATCCAGAAGCCGATATAGCCCAGGCCGATCATCATGGCGATGATCAGCGGCGGCAGGAACAAATGACGAACCAGACGGGGTTTCACGGCGAGTGACGGCGACGCTGCGCGATAAAGAGTGGGGTCGCATTTCATCACAGATGCCTTGGGTCAACCACAACACAAATCTCAAGATCACCACTGACCCAATGTGGGAGCGGGTTCTGTGGCGAGGGGGCTTGCCCCCGTTCGGCTGCGCAGCAGTCGTAAACCCATTGCATGCGGTCTGACTATAAAATGCCGGGGCCGCTTCGCGACCCAACGGGGGCAAGCCCCCTCGCCACAAAAGCCCGCCTCCACAGAGGGAGCGGTGTTTTGCTTAGTGCTGCAAGATCTTGTTGAGGAAGTGCTGCGTACGCTCGGCACGGTGGCTGATGTCGCCGAAGAACTCCTCTTTCGGGCAGTCTTCGATGATCTTGCCGGCGTCCATGAAAATCACCCGGTCCGCCACTTTACGGGCGAAGCCCATTTCGTGGGTCACGCACATCATGGTCATGCCTTCGTGGGCCAGTTGCACCATCACGTCGAGCACTTCGTTGACCATTTCCGGGTCCAGCGCCGAGGTCGGTTCGTCGAACAGCATGACGATCGGGTCCATCGCCAGCGCACGGGCAATCGCCACGCGCTGTTGCTGACCACCGGACAGTTGGCCAGGATGCTTGTGGGCGTGGGCCGAGAGACCGACGCGCTCGAGCAGTTGCAGGCCTTTCTTGGTGGCTTCTTCCTTGCTGCGGCCCAGCACTTTGATCTGCGCGATGGTCAGGTTTTCGGTGATGGTCAGGTGCGGGAACAGCTCGAAGTGCTGGAAC includes these proteins:
- a CDS encoding alpha/beta hydrolase; the encoded protein is MGASFFSRIVFLAALLFGLPALAASRCDVNVPTERVDLAQVSLAYQSIGRASDPALLLVMGLGGQLIHWPDEVVVALCQQGFRVIRYDNRDVGLSTWRQAPAEANLTFEVLRYKLGLPVSSPYSLTDMADDGLGLMDALHIDQFHVLGASMGGMIAQHMAAMAPQRVESLTLIMTSSGAEGLPAPSAALVQLLARRGAPNREVALEQQADLLAALGSPMVTDDRQSLLHQAALSYDRAFNPEGVKRQIMAILAEPSRVSLLNQLRVPALVVHGTADPLLPVMHGVHLAAHLRGSQLILIPGLAHRFQEAFKAPLLAAVLPYLREHREDTSHWAQIEPVADRNLL
- a CDS encoding sigma-54 dependent transcriptional regulator, with product MNNDLSVLIVEDDPHVLLGCQQALTLEDIPCIGVGSAEEALERVGDNFAGIVVSDIRLPGIDGLELLTRLKERDRSLPVVLITGHGDISMAVGAMQKGAYDFMEKPFSPERLVDVARRALEQRSLAREVSSLRRQLAERDSLEGRIIGRSPAMQNLRELIANVADTSANVLIEGETGTGKELVARCLHDFSRRHTKQFVALNCGGLPENLFESEIFGHEANAFTGAGKRRIGKIEHADGGTLFLDEVESMPLPLQIKLLRVLQERTLERLGSNQSVAVDCRVIAATKSDLVESSKAGEFRSDLYYRLNVVTLELPPLRERREDILQLFEHFLQQSSLRFDRAVPELDNQTVSNLMSHDWPGNVRELRNVAERFALGLPAFKKPGAGAGNQGLAFAEAVEAFERNLLSDALQRSGGNLTQASQELGMAKTTLFDKVKKYGLSH
- a CDS encoding sensor histidine kinase → MKCDPTLYRAASPSLAVKPRLVRHLFLPPLIIAMMIGLGYIGFWISEHYGIRNLSENGQRQLELHARAVESEISKYTYLPSLLELETSVSQLLADPTPEHRQTVNDYLEGLNRRSRSRAIYVMDTTGRVMATSNWRDVDSYLGEDLSFRAYFQNAVRGQPGRFYGIGSTNGEPGYYLAHGLEEHGKIIGVAVVKVRLEAMEERWQRARLEAFVSDENGIIILSSDPARRLKSVVPLSDETKEKLARSLQYYWFPLNELQPLARETLSDGVEKLTFPANSELMSDDENISYLAQTRPLSDTPWNFTLLTPLQDLRREAINQGILVAVAFALLAFLLIAWNERRKVIATRLAAREALQEANNQLERRITERTTDLRASNERLKGQIRERRQAEETLRRAQDELVQAGKLAAIGQMSTSIAHELNQPLAALRTLSGNTVRFLERGQLDVASTNLKTINELIDRMGRITASLRSFARRGDDKGQACLGKGVDAALQLLGGRVENIHLQLHRDFTDVQVQIDQTRLEQILVNLIGNALDAMQAQPQPELWLEGEAFDGKYRLRVRDNGHGIDAEARKHLFEPFFTTKPGEQGLGLGLTLSASLAAATGGHLGVEHPANGGTAFVLSLPLVSPTPAEPI
- a CDS encoding amino acid ABC transporter ATP-binding protein, whose amino-acid sequence is MISIKSINKWYGDFQVLTDCSTEVKKGEVIVVCGPSGSGKSTLIKCVNALEPFQKGDIVVDGTSIADPKTNLPKLRSRVGMVFQHFELFPHLTITENLTIAQIKVLGRSKEEATKKGLQLLERVGLSAHAHKHPGQLSGGQQQRVAIARALAMDPIVMLFDEPTSALDPEMVNEVLDVMVQLAHEGMTMMCVTHEMGFARKVADRVIFMDAGKIIEDCPKEEFFGDISHRAERTQHFLNKILQH